The segment TATAACTTATCTCTAAACTTTCGAGATTTTCCAATTTTGTTAACTTTTTTACAACATTTGCCTCTATATCCTCGCATATAGGGTTCATGCATAAGtgttttaaattcttgcaatatttaacaattgtatctCCTAAGTCAGGTAATACTTCACAACAAGATAAACTaagatattctaaatttttcaagtttttccaTTCTGCCAAAGAAATTTTAGCAAGATCATAAAAGTCATAtggaatatcaagatgttttagatttttgcatttACGAAAAATAGTGTTGAGTACTTTTGTAGAGACTTTCTTGTCTTGTATATCTTCTTCTATATCctctattttaatatattccaaattaACGAGTTTATCGAATAAAGAAAACTCTATGTGTTTATCATCTGATTGAATGTCAAGATAAACAAGTGTTGTTGCTTCtgctatttcttgaaaaatgaGCTTGTCTAAACAGAGGCCATGTAAAGTCagtttttgaagatttttaaatttttttaaagtctgaaaataatagaaatttattaaaataatttttatttatttgattgatagtATCGTTTGTCACTGGTGATAAACAACTAGTTGGTATTCAATAAAAACTTACGAAAAGAACGGTTCGTTTATCGTACCAGCATGATTTATAAAgtatatgaatttcattaatttcttctggaagactattaattattttcaatagagtaaatgttttatttaataatgtcatTTCGTTCAGTACCattttaatgcattttaatttatccaactgtgtaaatgcttgaacaaagtgACCAGTATCACGTTCTAACGAATCAATATCAAATTCACattcaagacttgttaaatttttacagtgatcaCCAACAAATGGCATAATACTTGAATCACAAACATCTGAGAGAGACAACTCTTTTAGATAATTaccacatcttaataatatttcctctaggtatgattgtgtcaacaaacaATTTCTATAAGAAtgtccaattgatgatttacatttgtattctttaatgtcataccaagcaagttgacatgcctctttccatttggcacaaactagaataaaacgtatcaaatttaaaaattaataatacaaacattgatattttattaacaacaaaggaactttattttgataataatatttacctttttccatgtctattctttctggtattggcaacaacatgatgatttttgctaATGAGTCGTAGTCCAGTGAGTTGATGACAACTTTTGAATCCTTGTCATCCACATCAGAGGTTTGTCGGTCTGTCTCAACACATATCCTCTTTGCACTCATTATGagtaaatactaaaaatgttGTCGTTGACGTCGTCAAAAACTCGAGATCTTTttaatacagaaaaatatgttgttgattcttgctctttttttattattaacaaaaatccaaatattttcttaaaaacaACTTAAAGGTTAAAAACACGTGGgtcacagtttttttttttttttcaataatagcTATTTCTCTAAGCCACCTTCAGCATAATCTCTACTTGGAACTCGAGGTGAACGGGTCCCTGTAGCTTTTATAATCTTTCAAAAATTCCTTCTAGTCGATAAGTAAAATTCTACATACGCTGTAAAATTCTGATTTAGAAGGCTACATAGAAATCTAGTAATACATGGAAAATTATAcagctgttaaaaaaaaaaaaaactttaagaTTACCTATTATTTTATACCTGATATTATTCATCAGTTAATAATGAATCatcacataaaataattattaaacaataaaaacactataaaaaaaaatatttcatttatcaagccacttgaatattatcatagctgtaattatatatgtacaattaaaggcaaaaataattgttcaatacgaaaaaattatttgagaaagtatttttactattgaacatggttttacaaaaatattaacattgacatttgaatttttacaattccaagtaatataaaaaacaagtattaCTAATAATGTTACATTACAATGTCTTCCACTTGGTAACGTATTTTGTATGTGTTATTGAGAATACATTATGGAAGAATATAACGCGTATGAATAAGAGAGAAAGTtatacgataaattaaattatgtctttttaataaatatcatttaaactTCAACAACCAACCATTGAGGCTTAATTGACTTACACAATGTCATTGACTTGGtgacgtatttttttttaaatttgatgatgggtattaattagttaattttgTACGTTTGATCGTTAATTGTGCTATTGTTGTTTGTTGACCTGTGATATCATATGGATTGATATGTATAGAtgtgaaaaaagaaaaccCGCATGAACCCACATGTAGAATAACGTGATTCCAGCTAGAAGTCTATGTTACCAACATGGTTTTAATAACTAATGAGTTGACTACAATTGATTACTGCATTCATTGAGTTGACTACATTGACAATGCAATTATTCAAAGTCTCAAGTTGTAGTCAAAAGTAGTCAATAgtttcaagttttaaataaaaaattttaaacgttataaataataccaaataaataattaattgtaatttattgtcagctgttaaaaaataaaaattaaaccacactacatcaaataattttactgattactttatttgttgaattcaATCTTCGTGtatctattttttcattatttgaattaagatacttaatgattaataaaataaataaaaatatttattctttttgaaatataatctttagaaatatttttgtctgtATGAATATTTGTTCAGGTGTTTACATATAAGGTAGAAATAATTGtccgattaaaaaaaattatttgaaaaagtatatttatttttaaactttgctttacaaaaatattaacattgtcattaaaatttttatgattcaaAGTAATATCGAAACtaagttataataaaaatgttcttTTACAATGTCTTGACCATGTCaatttgtatgtatttttagaAATGAATTATGGGAGAATATTACGcgtaaattagaaataaaagtatatgaTAACTATAGGCGAATCTATTTAACaaccaaccattgagatttaattattgactttGAAGCTTCAATTATTGATCTATCAGACATTCGTATGTGTAAAatgataccatttgtacgatttttagttgcctgatcagcaCCAATAACCAAGTCCattgtaatattatctatACCGTCAACATCAATCTTTTcaagatctggattattttttatgaattgaataataccagtATCAGTAAGATTCTTGCATTGAGCACAATGCAATTCTTTTAATCCTTTTATCCTGATAATGAAGCTGTCTGTAATATTACAATAGTCtacttttagtatttttaaattttccaacttTGTTAAAGCAACAAAAGCTGTTTCagtaatattatcattgtcattaCAAATATGTAaactttttaggtttttacaattattaccaATAGCAATGATTGTACTATCTTTAATATTATCTGTATAATTCAAGCTtagatgttcaagatattgtagttttgataactcatcaaGAACACATGGAGAAGACAGGTCACCATCATCAATACCTGTCGGTACTAAGGTGCAATAAACAAGttctaaacgtttaagttttttacaattgtttgaaattgcgaTTATTGCTTCCTCACTGAGCCATTTATAACTTATCTCTAAACTTTCGAGATTTTCCAATTTTGTTAACTTTTTTACAACATTTGTCTCTATTTCAGGACATATAGGTTTCATGAACAAGTGTTTCAAACTCTTGCagtatttaacaattgtatctGCTAAGTCAGGTAATACTTCATAACAAGATAAACGaagatattctaaattttttaagttttccCATTTTGCCAAAGGAATTTTAGCAAGATCACAAAAGTCATTtggaatatcaagatgttttagatttttgcatttacaaaaaatagtgTTGACTATTTTTGTAGAGACTTCTCTTTCTTCTATATCTTCTTCATTTTcactctttattttaatatattctaaATTAACGAGTTTATCGAATAGAGGAAACTCTCTTTGTTTATCATTTAAGTGAATGTTAAGATGAGCAAGTGTTGTTGCTTCTGCTATTTCTTGAAGAATTAGCACGTCTACGTAGAAGCCATGTAAAGTCAAGctttgaagatttttaaatttttttaaagtctgaaaataatagaaatttattaaaataatttgtatttatttgattgatagtATTGTTTGTCACTGATGATAAACAACTAGTTGGTATTTAGTATCAACTTACGAAAAGAACTGCTCGTTCATCGTACcaatatttataaagtatatgaatttcattaatttcttctggaagactattaattatttccaatagattaattgttttatttattattatgtcgTTCAGTACtattttaatgcattttaatttatccaactgtgtaaatgcttgaacaaTGTGATCAGCATTATAAATTAaggatttatcatcaaatttacattccaaggttgttaaatttttacagtgatcaCCAACAATTGACATGATACTTGAATCACAAACATCTGAGAAAgacaattcttttaaataattaccacatcttaataatattttctggaggtatgattgtgtcaacaaataatttttataagaatgtccaattgatgattgacatttgtattttttaatgtcataccaagctagttgggatgcctctttccatttggcacaaactagaataaaacgtatcaaatttaaaaattaataatacaaacactgatatttcattaacaaaaaaaaagaaactttattttgataataatattcacctttttccatgtctatcctttctggtattggcaacaacatgatgatttttgctaACGAGTCATAATCCAGTGAATTGatgacaactttttttttattcatgtcaCCATCATCAGATATTTGTTGgtctttttcaacaaataattcttttgcACTCATTTTGAGTAaactctaaaaatatatatttagaaaattaatgataaattcaaaTGTATTACAaccagaataataaaataaacaaaaacatgtTCCAAAATGTAGATCAAAGAAAAGATTGATGATCTACCAGTTATCACCAGtaaaattaacatcaataaaattatatttaatgtcaaataatattaaatgtcaAATCAACAATTGAGACacgtttttattttccaagtgtacttaattgttaaaattataaatttttatttaccttaattgatcctttgatttttttttacttttacataaatgtattaattcaATGATGAATTCCAATTAGACAATTTTGTACGTTTGACCTGGTTTGACCGTTAATTTTGCTATTGTTATCCTTGATTATATCAAGTTTCAATTTTGATATTGGATATATCAAGTTATCCTAATTCACAggttatatatacctataaaaaaaaaaacacaaaacaaTCAATCACACTTTTTGTTaaacattcaaataaataacaccTGTAAATTTATAcactattataaatatatcaaacagTCATAACAcagatcatttaattttttagctttatgaatttattaacttgaaaatgttgtaattattgttgtcaataattttgtttaataagttgttaatataattgaatataataacaacTTGTTATTACTGAATCCTGACAAAGTTTACAACAAAGGAATTATTATacctattattttaaaaattcacaatttgtattttttaattttttttttgcataataatataggttattaattatttatttatttatatatttatttatttttttgttgaaaagaCAAACGTTGACATTACCAACTGAGATATTGATTTCAATATTCGAAATGACCCTAGATGATTCAAACAATATTGCAATCAATCATTACTTCAAATAACTTCACTGATTACATTGTTTGTTCAATTCCAtattctctttattttttcattttaaattaagataCGCAatggttaataaaataaatgaaaatatttattatttttgatgtgtaTAATATttgcttattatttttgacagatctttaaaaatatttttggctgtatgaatatttgtttagatgaataattagtttatttatttttgtgaatgatcatttattgaaagaatagaaaaatcataaaaagaaaagtaaatataattgtccgattcaaaaattatatttatttgataaaaaagtatacctatttatttttaaactttgctttacaaaaatattaacattgacATTAGAATTTTGATGATTTCAAGTGATATCGAAAACAagctataataaaaatgttctgTTCAACAATATCTTCACAATGTAATTTTGTGGGtgtttttaagaataaattatGGAAGAATATTTCGCATAAATCAGAAAGAAAAGTATATAACTATAATTAAATCTAATCAACaaccaaccattgagatttaattattgacttaGAAAAATCGATTATTGACACACTAGATATTTTTAGGTgtaaaataataccatttgtacgatttttagttgccttATCAGCACCAATAACCAAGTTAGTTGTAATATTATCTATACCGTCGACATCAATCTTTTCAAGatctgggttattttttatgaattgaataataccagcaTTAGTAAGTTTCTTGCATTCATTACAATGCAATTCTTTCAAtcctttcaattttataatgaagctGTCTGTAATTATATCAAGACAACTTACATCtagtttttctaaattttttaagtttgaTAAAGCAACGAGAGCTATTTCAGTAATCGTTCTGCAACCTCGGATATCTAaactttttaggtttttacaattattagcaatagcaataattgtaCTATCTTTAAGATTTTTTGCATAAT is part of the Aphidius gifuensis isolate YNYX2018 linkage group LG1, ASM1490517v1, whole genome shotgun sequence genome and harbors:
- the LOC122847692 gene encoding uncharacterized protein LOC122847692 — encoded protein: MSAKELFVEKDQQISDDGDMNKKKVVINSLDYDSLAKIIMLLPIPERIDMEKVCAKWKEASQLAWYDIKKYKCQSSIGHSYKNYLLTQSYLQKILLRCGNYLKELSFSDVCDSSIMSIVGDHCKNLTTLECKFDDKSLIYNADHIVQAFTQLDKLKCIKIVLNDIIINKTINLLEIINSLPEEINEIHILYKYWYDERAVLFTLKKFKNLQSLTLHGFYVDVLILQEIAEATTLAHLNIHLNDKQREFPLFDKLVNLEYIKIKSENEEDIEEREVSTKIVNTIFCKCKNLKHLDIPNDFCDLAKIPLAKWENLKNLEYLRLSCYEVLPDLADTIVKYCKSLKHLFMKPICPEIETNVVKKLTKLENLESLEISYKWLSEEAIIAISNNCKKLKRLELVYCTLVPTGIDDGDLSSPCVLDELSKLQYLEHLSLNYTDNIKDSTIIAIGNNCKNLKSLHICNDNDNITETAFVALTKLENLKILKVDYCNITDSFIIRIKGLKELHCAQCKNLTDTGIIQFIKNNPDLEKIDVDGIDNITMDLVIGADQATKNRTNGIILHIRMSDRSIIEASKSIIKSQWLVVK